The Dyadobacter sp. 676 DNA window TCGAAACGGTTGAGCCAAGGCATCAGGTCGCCGTTACGTGCTGCATATTTGCCGCGGTTTTTGCTTAGGTAAGAATTTCCTTCGATATAAGCTTCAAAAGCATTTCGTTGTTGCTCAGCGCTGAATGTTACGCCACTTACGGTAGAGTTAGTAAAATTAAGTTCGGAAGCATTCTTCGGAATATACAACATGTCGGCACCGATCGCATCGCCATTCAGGTCCCCGTTATAAGTGTAGGAAAGACGTCCCTGATTCGCCCCGTTATAATATAACGAAAATGTAGAAGCCAGATGGTTGGCATATTCAATGCGGTAAGAAACCGTACCGATCAATCTATTCGGAAGTGCTCCTTCGGAACTGTACAGGCTCAGGTCGTTAGGGTTGTTAATGTTTGGTGTGGCTCCCCATGCCGAGCTAGCATTGGAACCGTTGTTATCGGTTGTCGTTTTAGCTGTAGTATGAGAGTAATACAATGAACCGTAGAATCCGCGTCTGGCCTGCATGGTCAAACCAATGGTTGCATTGATTGAATGCCCTTTCGAAGTGTTGGTCAAAACACTCACAGAGTTAGCGCCTATTTTGCTGTTATATTGGTAAGATGCCGTGGTAGGGTAGAACTCGCGGTCGTCGCCACTGTATTTCATTCTTTGCGTTGCTGCCTTGCGGTTGGCTCCGAACTGATAAACCGCCTGGATGTCTTTCGTATAAATCACATCACCTGTAATCGCGAATGGCGTTCCAGGAATTTTGTAATCGACCCCGAAACTCGTTCTCCATATTTGCGGCATTTTGAAATCCCGGTCTACGAGCGCAAGCGTACTGGGCAATCCGGCGCGTGGCGTTTTAATAAAGACATTCTTCGCACTTTCAGGCGTGTTGTTCAGCCAGTAGTATTTGTCAGGCTGGAAACGGATATCACCAATCCAGGGAGCCGAAGCCGCGTAGCTTCCCGGCTCAACAGTGTTTTGGATCACACCCAGGTTGGATGGCATGTTCGTCAACCACACAAACGGTACACGTCCCGCAAAAATACCGGTTCCTCCGCGCAGGATAAGGGAATTATCACCTTTGGCATCCCATCTGAAACCTACGCGCGGTGAAAGCATCACACGGGTCTTAGGCCATGAACCGGTGTCATACGTCCGGACGCCTCCGCCGACGCCCAGCAACTTCAATGTATCAACTGGAAGTGTTAGGAGTAAGGTCGTTCAGGAACACCGGCATTTCAGCCCGGATACCCGCTGTTAAAGTGAATCGTTCGGAAATATCGAATTTGTCTTGAATATAAATGGACGGAAGGCCATATTTGATAGGCGCATATGGATCCTGGCCTTCATACGGATAGGTCAGTGCGAATTGCAACGGCGCTACTTCATTGGGCGTTCCCGTTGTAAGAAATTCCTCAACTGAAGCATAACGGTAATAAGATGTTCCATTGCGGAGATATCTGTTCCCGAATTTCTGCATTTCGAAACTTATTCCACTAGTGAAATTATGCCTCCCAACAGTGTAGTTGAGATTGTTGGTGATGATGAAATTATCATTCAACACATCGTTTCCGTAAGTAAATAACTCATAACCGGCGCTAATATAGTTTTGGTAGGTTGTCACGCCCGCCTTTCTCAGGCTATCTCCTGCAAAGCCAATGTCTATCATCGGGAATTCTTTGCTTGGAGAACTGCGTGTTGCCTGGATACGGCTGTAAGTAGCAAGAAATTGGTTCGACAATCTCGGGGTGATTTCACTGTTCAACTCCGCTGTAATCGAGCGCACGATATTTTTGGTCGAATACATGGTATTGGCGAACGACATTGAGAGCGAACTCACACGTCCCGTCTCGAATGGAGTACGCGGATAAGCACCCGAATTTGCGTTCACCAATGACGGAGCCGAACTTTCTACCTGGTTATAGCGGACTGCCAGTTTGTTTTTTGCATTGATATTCCAGTCAATGCGCGCCAGAAATGAAGTCGTTTTTTCACTGTTGTCGTTCGCATAGTCTTCATAAGCGCCCGGGTCGTATCCCCACTGGTTGATCAGGTGATTACGAACTGCTTCCAGATCAGATCTCCTGGTTCTGGAAATGTTCCTACTTGGGTCGGCCACGCCATTTTCAGACGCTTTCCATAAATTGACTGCACCCACGCCCGAACCCGTTTTCTTGATATGCTCTGCGTTAACAAAGAAAAACAATTTGTTCTTTATCAGCGGCCCGCCTAACCTGAAACCGAGTGTCTGGCTGGTTGCATCAGGACGGGTAATTTCATCTCCATTTACTTTCTTTCCTTGAAAATTCTGGTTGTTGAAGAATCCGTAGGCAGAGCCTACAAATTTGTTCGTCCCGCTGCGGGTTACTGCATTGATCCCGGCCCCTGAAAAGCCGCTTTGCCTTACGTCATAAGGAGCAATATTGATTTGTATCTCTTCGATCGCGTCTATCGACAAGCCTCCTCCGCCAGGAAGTGGGTTGTCATTCAATCCAAAACCATTGTTAAAATTGGCACCGTCTACCTGGAAATTATTATAACGTCCATCGCGCCCTCCAAAACTGTTTCCTCCGTTGGACTGCGGACTCAGGCGGGTAAAGTCCGAGATGCTGCGGGTAACCGTAGGCAATGTGCGTAATTGTTCGGTATTAATTGAAGACGCTGCACCGGTCCGTTCCCCGTTAAACAACTGCGCGGCATCGGAAGTGATCAAGACTTCTTCCAGTTGTGTCCCACCCTCTTTGAGTGTGATGTTAACACTCGCCGCCAGGCCAAGTTCGGCAAATACGTTGGACTTACTCTGTTCTGAAAAGCCAACATATGTCACAGTAATTTTGTAAGGCCCGCCAATGCGCACTGAAGGAAATGTGTAACGCCCCGCCTCGGTCGTAACGGTACCATAAGTAGTACCGGAAGGCTCGTGTACGGCAGTAACCGTAGCACCCGGCAAAAATTCGCCACTGGCGTCTGTAATGAAACCGTTGATTGATGAAGTAGTCACCTGCCCATACGATTCGGAGCTGATAGACCAACAAAAGAGAAGTAACGCGGCTGCGAAAGCCCGGAAGAGTAAACTTTTCCCGTTCATAAATTTGGTGATTTGGTTTGTAAGAATACTAGCGGATTCATTCAAGGAGGATGAATAATTGATGCAAAATAATAGCTTTTTACATTCACAAACAAAAGATCAAATCCTACTAAAATACAATACTAGTTCTCGTAACTAACTGATTTATTGAAATAATGCAGATTACTGTACCAATACTGCAATATTTTCTATTTTATCAAATCGTTAACAAATGCGGCGGCCGGCGAAGGCTTTCGGAGGATATCCGGGAGGTTAAAAGAAGAGCGTTCTATCTGCTTGTGGCAGCAATTTCCATACCACGGAGTAACGTGTGTTAACAAATTGTTAAATATTACGGTTGCAGGATTTTTTTCCTTCTTGAAAATCCTTACAACCTTTGCGGGAACAATCGTTCCCACGTCCGCCGCGGCTGCTTGCATGCCCTTTTCGCGGACGGTCACCGTTACCGTATCATGCAACTCAATTTTAAGCAAATAGGCGACACAGGCAAACCCCTGCTCATATTGCACGGCGTTTTTGGTTTTCTCGACAACTGGCTGACAATCGGAAAGGCCATTTCGGAACATGGTTATCGTGTTTACCTCGTCGACCAGCGCAACCATGGCCGCTCACCCCATGAAGCGCCCCTGAACTTCCCGACAATGGCAGCAGATTTGAGGGAGTTCCTCAATCAGCAAAACATCGGTTCTCCCATCCTTTTAGGGCATTCGATGGGTGGAAAAACGGTCATGGAATATGCCGTGACGTATCCCGGCAGCTTCGATGCGCTGGTGATAGTCGACATAGGCCCGAAAGCCTACCCTATTCACCACACCAAAATCCTGAAAGGTTTGAACGCCATTCCGATCGGGCAGATCGAAAACCGCAACCAGGCCGACGAGATCCTGAGTGAATATGAACCGTTACCAGGCGTGCGGCAATTTTTGCTAAAAAACCTGTACAGAAAGGAAGAGGGCGGCTTCGCCTGGCGCTTTAACCTGCCATTGCTTACAACCGACATGGCTAATGTAGGCGCGCAGGTGAAATCGAACACGCCGGTCGGCACCCCGGCACTGTTCATGCGGGGCGCGAATTCAAATTACATTCTTGACGAAGATTGGGAAGATATCGTGAAGCTGTTTCCGAATGCACAACTGAAAACGATCGAAGGAGCAGGGCACTGGGTGCAGGCCGATCAGCCGAAAGCGTTCGTTAGCACCCTGCTGGAATTTCTGGACGGAGTTATCTGACGTATTTTACCCGGGGAGAATTGCACGGGGCAAGTATAAGCTGGTCATCGCTCAGGGATATTTCCCAGCTAGGGCACGCAACGCATTGCAGCAGCTCGCATTGCGGGTTATTGGGTAATGCAGTTTGCGGCTTTACATCAAGCAGGGTTCCGTTGATGATCATTGTGGCAGGTGCACAGCAGCGTGGGGTGCCGTCGGCATTCAACACCACGCCGTCGCCACGGAAAATCAGCGTATCGGACTTGGAGGCTTCAATAGGCTCCCAGGTACTTTTATTATCCAGTGACGATCGTTCGACTTCGATGGAATGCCAGGGACCAGAAACGGTTGCGAAAGCATAATTCGGAGCAAGGTCGCCGGCGCTCTCCTTTTGGCAAGACAATAACCACACCAGGACCAGGGGTAGGTATAATAGTCTTTTCATAACTTATTAAATAATTTTATTTATTCCGTAGATTCACAATCGCCCCTTTTGGTTGGAAAAGAATAAAAAAATGCGACACCTATGAACGATTCCGGGATTTCACTGTACTTAATCCCTACGATACTGGCCGATGGTACCCAAAACAATGTGCTTTCCCCGCAAATCAGGGATGCTGTGCAGCGCCTGGATATTTTCTTCGTGGAAAACGTTCGCACTGCGAGGCGGTTCATCAGCAGCCTGAAACTCGGCAAGGTCATCGATGAACTGACATTTATTGAACTCCATAAAGATACCCCCGAAGCTGAAACAGTTGCATCTCTCCGTAACCTCTCCCGAAGCGCCGGTGTGATATCCGAAGCCGGCTGCCCGGGCGTGGCCGACCCGGGGGCGGTGGCCGTGCGCATCGCGCATGAGCTGGGCGTACGCGTGGTGCCGCTGGTGGGGCCGTCGTCTATCCTGCTGGCATTGATGGCCTCGGGAATGAGCGGCCAGTCGTTCGTATTCCATGGTTACCTTCCGATCGATAAAGTCCAGCGCAGGAAAGCCTTGCAGGCGCTGGAACGGAATGCGCGGCAATTTCAACAGACGCAGATTTTCATGGAAACACCCTTCCGGAACAATCAGTTGCTGGACGCGGTAATGGAAGCGTGCTCACCCGAATCGTCGTTATGCATAGCAGCCAATGTAACGGCCGCGGATGAATTTATCAGGACAATGCCCGTCGGGAAATGGAAGGCGGCAAAACCGGACCTGCACAAAATACCGGCAATTTTCCTCCTCGGATAGACGTTTGCGGGATGCAGTCTTAATTTTACCGGCCATGTTTCGTTCTTTTTATAAACCGACATTTGAATTGAAAAAATACCTGTTGATAACCCTGCTGGCCGTCGCCGGTCTGTGGAGCTGCAATGAGGACAGCGTCGACGCCTTCATTACCGTCGACTCCAACTTTCAGACCGGCACCGACGGTGATAACGGTTGGATTCCCGGATATGCAGGCCACGCTTCGACCGCCGATTCGAGTCAGCTGGATACGGTTGCCGCCACGGCGTTACTGCCGCGGGGATTGGACACTACGCAATATGGTTTCCGTATGCTTTCGAGATATTCGAAGGGGAGCATATTCAGCTACCTCAAAAAACGCGTGGGTGGCTTCACTCCCAATGGCAACTATGAAATGATGCTCCAAGTCGACCTTGCGACAAATTATCCCGCCGGCGACCCGAAAAATGTGGCCGGCCAGGTTACATTCAAGGCAGGCGTGTCTGTTATCGAGCCCCAAAGTCGGCTGGTATCGGGCGTTTATCAGTTCAATCGGGACATAGGCACGGTCAAGGAGCCCGGTAAGGATGTGTTGCTGTCGGGTAGCATCGCCAGCAGTAACCCGAACAACAGCTACTACACCTTACTAAGGTATTCCAATGAACCCATCACCGTGACAGCCAGCAACAAAGGTGAGCTATGGTTTTTCGTGGGAACGGATTCCGATTACAGGGACACTACCATCTTCTATTTCGACCGCATTATCGCTACGTTCAAAGAACTGTAAACTGTTTTGTAACTTCGCACCCATTCACTAATCCAGATAGCCCTACCGGAATGGTACAGGTAAAGACTTTTGTTTTCAATCCATTTTCTGAAAATACCTACTTGCTCCACGACGAAACGGGCGAGGTGATCATCATCGATCCGGGCTGTTACGACAGGTCGGAAGTCGATGAACTGGCGGAATATATCAAAGTAAATGCCCTGAAACCGGTTCAGATCGTAAACACACACGCGCATATAGACCACGTTTTGGGCGTAGCGGCGCTGAAACGAAAATACGGCATTCCCTTTGCATTGCACAAACTCGACGAACCTCTTTTAAAGGCCGTCAGGACGTATGCTTCCAATTATGGTTTCTCCGCCTTCGAAGAGCCGGAAATCGACCGGTTTATCGGCGAAGGCCAGACTATTGAATTCGGCAATACATCCCTGAGAATCATATTCGTACCCGGCCACGCGCCCGGGCATGTAGCTTTCGTGAACGATGCCGGTAAATTCGTGATCGGCGGCGACACTCTTTTCCGTATGAGCATAGGCCGTACCGATCTTCCCGGCGGCGATCACGCTACGCTGTTGCACAGCATAAGGGAGCAGTTATTTACATTGCCCGAAGACTTTACCGTTTACGCCGGCCATATGGAACCCACCACCATTGGTTTTGAAAAAAGAAATAACCCTTTCTTCCGATAACACGTTATGATCCGACGCAACATCCCCAATGCGCTTACCTGCGGTAACCTGCTCTGCGGCTGCATTGGCGTGGTGGAAGCATTCCACAATAACCTGATCCTTTCCTGCGTGCTCATCGGCGTCGCGCTGATCTTCGATTTTCTGGATGGCTTCATGGCCCGGCTGCTGAAAGTAACCTCGCCCATAGGCCGCGACCTGGATTCGCTTGCCGACGTCGTAACGTTCGGCGTGCTGCCATCGATTATCGTTTATCAGTTATTAATGCAAAGCATTCCCGACCTGTTCGGGATATGGAAGGCCTATTTCGCATTCGTCATAGCGATTTTCTCGGCGATCCGCCTGGCGAAGTTCAATAACGACCCACGGCAATCGGATTCGTTCATCGGCGTGCCCACACCCGCCAATGCGATGTTGATCGCCTCTCTCCCGCTAATCGTGCACACGGAGAGCGACTTTTGGAAGGATATCATTATCGATACAAACAACCTGCTTATTCTTACAGTGGTAATGTCCCTTGCGCTCGTGATGGAGCTGCCGCTGATCGCACTCAAATTCAAGAATTTCGGCTGGAAAGGCAATGAGTCACGTTTTGTGCTCATCGGGCTGACCCTCGTTTTACTCGTTACCCTGAAATTCCTCGCCGTTCCGGCCATCCTGATCGTGTACGTACTTCTTTCCCTCGCCGACAACCTCAGGAAAAAGGCGGCATGAATTGGTAACCAGTACTTTTTGTTGCATTTTTGTAGTCTTTCCTGCAACCTATGTTGCTAATAATTATCATTTTAGAATTAAAAACCGTTCTCTTCTGTCTTTTGACCCTCGACAGCTTTGAACAGTCCCACTAGCATGACATTTTCCCGAATTACCGGTTTAGGCTTTTACGTCCCCGACAATATCATTACCAACGACGACCTTACCCAATGGATGGACACCTCCGACGAATGGATCCGCGAACGAACGGGCATTCAGGAGCGCCGCTATTTCCAATACGGGAAGGATACCAATTACAGTATGGCGGCCACAGCCTCACGGCAGGCATTGAAGAGGGCCGGGCTTACGCCGAACGACGTCGACGTGATCGTTTACGCTACCATCACACCCGATTATTTCTTCCCGGGCTCCGCCTTCCTCATGCAGCGCGAGCTGGGCATGGACGGGAGGCCGGTGATCGACATCCGCGAGCAGTGCTCGGGCTTTGTGTATGCGCTTTCCATCGCCGACCAGTTTATCAAATCGGGAATGTACAAGACGGCGCTGGTCGTGGGTTCGGAAATTCAGTCGTCCTGGATCGACAAAAGTACGGCCGGACGGAACACGGCGGTAATTTTCGGGGACGGCGCGGGCGCTGCTGTGGTTTCCGCCACGGACGATCCCCAACATTGTATATTATCTACACACCTCCACGCCGACGGGCGGTTCGCCGAGGAACTTTATGTAAAGGATCCGGGAAGCAGCCGGGCGGGGCGTCCGGTGAGTCGGGAGGTGCTCGAATCCGGCGGTCACAATGTTTATATGAATGGGAACGCGGTTTTCAAACATGCGATCGTACGCTTTGGGGAAGTGATCCAGGAAGCCCTGGAAGCCAACGGGTATTCGGCTTCCGACATCGACCTGCTGGTCCCGCACCAGGCCAATATCCGCATCAGCGATTACGTCAGGCAGCAGCTAGGGCTTGCTGAATCCCAGGTTATCAATAACTTACAGCGTTTCGGAAACACAACGGCCGCCTCCATTCCGATCGCCCTGACGGAGGCCTGGGAAGCCGGAAAAGTAAATGAAGGCGACCTGGTTTGCCTGGCGGCGTTCGGAAGCGGGTTTACATGGGCTTCGGCATTGATCAGATGGTAGAAGGCAGACTAGAATTGTCCGGTCGACAACATCACCAAAGTGCAGCCTTCTATTGGTATGATATTTTTATCAATTAAAATATCCTTAAATTCAGGATTCTCTGTACCAGGGTTGAAGATAACGCGTTTAGGATTTAGAGAAACGATGTAATCGTAGTATTCAGGTTGGTGGCTCGGGTTGATGTACAAAGTGACGGTATCTACGTCTTTCCAGTCAGTTTTGTCTGTATTGATTTCCTCTCCTAATGCAAAGCCTTTCCTGCGTCCGATGAGTAATATGGGATGACCATAATGCCTGAGTTTCTGTGCAGCCAGGTAAGCGTATCTGGATGGGTTTGAAGTTGCTCCGATGATGAGTGTACGTTTCATGCCAAATCGATTTAATAAACAATGGGGGCTGTACACGGCATTTGCCGCCGCCCTTCACATACTTTTGAAACACCAAAAGATCGTTCCCGATTCCCTGCCGGGATTCGTGACAAGATCAGTTGTATGACTGTAAGAACTGTAATAATAGCTTTTTAAAAAAATGAATGAATCAAATGTAAGCCGGAGCTTCTGGAATGAAAAGTGGGCAAAAATCATATTCGACGAGATCGAGAACGCTCCCCATTA harbors:
- a CDS encoding TonB-dependent receptor, coding for MTTSSINGFITDASGEFLPGATVTAVHEPSGTTYGTVTTEAGRYTFPSVRIGGPYKITVTYVGFSEQSKSNVFAELGLAASVNITLKEGGTQLEEVLITSDAAQLFNGERTGAASSINTEQLRTLPTVTRSISDFTRLSPQSNGGNSFGGRDGRYNNFQVDGANFNNGFGLNDNPLPGGGGLSIDAIEEIQINIAPYDVRQSGFSGAGINAVTRSGTNKFVGSAYGFFNNQNFQGKKVNGDEITRPDATSQTLGFRLGGPLIKNKLFFFVNAEHIKKTGSGVGAVNLWKASENGVADPSRNISRTRRSDLEAVRNHLINQWGYDPGAYEDYANDNSEKTTSFLARIDWNINAKNKLAVRYNQVESSAPSLVNANSGAYPRTPFETGRVSSLSMSFANTMYSTKNIVRSITAELNSEITPRLSNQFLATYSRIQATRSSPSKEFPMIDIGFAGDSLRKAGVTTYQNYISAGYELFTYGNDVLNDNFIITNNLNYTVGRHNFTSGISFEMQKFGNRYLRNGTSYYRYASVEEFLTTGTPNEVAPLQFALTYPYEGQDPYAPIKYGLPSIYIQDKFDISERFTLTAGIRAEMPVFLNDLTPNTSS
- a CDS encoding alpha/beta fold hydrolase codes for the protein MQLNFKQIGDTGKPLLILHGVFGFLDNWLTIGKAISEHGYRVYLVDQRNHGRSPHEAPLNFPTMAADLREFLNQQNIGSPILLGHSMGGKTVMEYAVTYPGSFDALVIVDIGPKAYPIHHTKILKGLNAIPIGQIENRNQADEILSEYEPLPGVRQFLLKNLYRKEEGGFAWRFNLPLLTTDMANVGAQVKSNTPVGTPALFMRGANSNYILDEDWEDIVKLFPNAQLKTIEGAGHWVQADQPKAFVSTLLEFLDGVI
- a CDS encoding SAM-dependent methyltransferase, producing MNDSGISLYLIPTILADGTQNNVLSPQIRDAVQRLDIFFVENVRTARRFISSLKLGKVIDELTFIELHKDTPEAETVASLRNLSRSAGVISEAGCPGVADPGAVAVRIAHELGVRVVPLVGPSSILLALMASGMSGQSFVFHGYLPIDKVQRRKALQALERNARQFQQTQIFMETPFRNNQLLDAVMEACSPESSLCIAANVTAADEFIRTMPVGKWKAAKPDLHKIPAIFLLG
- a CDS encoding MBL fold metallo-hydrolase, whose translation is MVQVKTFVFNPFSENTYLLHDETGEVIIIDPGCYDRSEVDELAEYIKVNALKPVQIVNTHAHIDHVLGVAALKRKYGIPFALHKLDEPLLKAVRTYASNYGFSAFEEPEIDRFIGEGQTIEFGNTSLRIIFVPGHAPGHVAFVNDAGKFVIGGDTLFRMSIGRTDLPGGDHATLLHSIREQLFTLPEDFTVYAGHMEPTTIGFEKRNNPFFR
- the pssA gene encoding CDP-diacylglycerol--serine O-phosphatidyltransferase, which translates into the protein MIRRNIPNALTCGNLLCGCIGVVEAFHNNLILSCVLIGVALIFDFLDGFMARLLKVTSPIGRDLDSLADVVTFGVLPSIIVYQLLMQSIPDLFGIWKAYFAFVIAIFSAIRLAKFNNDPRQSDSFIGVPTPANAMLIASLPLIVHTESDFWKDIIIDTNNLLILTVVMSLALVMELPLIALKFKNFGWKGNESRFVLIGLTLVLLVTLKFLAVPAILIVYVLLSLADNLRKKAA
- a CDS encoding beta-ketoacyl-ACP synthase III, whose product is MTFSRITGLGFYVPDNIITNDDLTQWMDTSDEWIRERTGIQERRYFQYGKDTNYSMAATASRQALKRAGLTPNDVDVIVYATITPDYFFPGSAFLMQRELGMDGRPVIDIREQCSGFVYALSIADQFIKSGMYKTALVVGSEIQSSWIDKSTAGRNTAVIFGDGAGAAVVSATDDPQHCILSTHLHADGRFAEELYVKDPGSSRAGRPVSREVLESGGHNVYMNGNAVFKHAIVRFGEVIQEALEANGYSASDIDLLVPHQANIRISDYVRQQLGLAESQVINNLQRFGNTTAASIPIALTEAWEAGKVNEGDLVCLAAFGSGFTWASALIRW
- a CDS encoding CoA-binding protein, giving the protein MKRTLIIGATSNPSRYAYLAAQKLRHYGHPILLIGRRKGFALGEEINTDKTDWKDVDTVTLYINPSHQPEYYDYIVSLNPKRVIFNPGTENPEFKDILIDKNIIPIEGCTLVMLSTGQF